In one Actinomycetota bacterium genomic region, the following are encoded:
- a CDS encoding histidine phosphatase family protein produces the protein MATVVLVRHAVTAATGSRLGGRTPAPLTEEGRAQAEAVAERLARTRLAAVYASPVRRTLETAATIAARQRRDVRELDGVQEFDYGSWTDRSLKQLRRTRLFESIQQTPGRVTFPGGESFVAAQSRAVLAIEQVVNAHPDKATIAVVSHADVIKIVIAHYAGIQLDLFQRLVISPASVSQLALPCRGIPRLLGLNDVSHLDRR, from the coding sequence ATGGCAACGGTCGTCCTCGTCCGCCACGCGGTGACGGCGGCGACCGGCTCGCGTCTGGGCGGCCGTACCCCGGCGCCGTTGACCGAGGAAGGCCGGGCCCAGGCCGAGGCCGTCGCCGAGCGGCTGGCCCGGACCCGGCTCGCGGCGGTGTACGCCTCACCGGTCCGCCGGACATTGGAGACCGCCGCCACGATCGCCGCACGCCAGCGCCGCGACGTCCGCGAGCTCGATGGCGTGCAGGAGTTCGACTACGGCTCGTGGACCGACCGGAGCCTGAAGCAACTGCGCCGGACCCGCCTGTTCGAGAGCATCCAGCAGACCCCCGGTCGGGTCACGTTCCCGGGTGGCGAGTCGTTCGTGGCTGCGCAGAGCCGGGCCGTGCTGGCGATCGAGCAGGTCGTGAACGCGCACCCCGACAAAGCGACCATCGCCGTGGTCAGCCACGCGGACGTGATCAAGATCGTGATCGCGCACTACGCGGGGATCCAGCTCGACCTCTTCCAGCGGCTGGTGATCTCCCCGGCGTCGGTGTCGCAGCTGGCGCTCCCGTGCCGCGGGATCCCGCGGCTGCTCGGCCTCAACGACGTCAGCCACCTCGACCGGCGGTGA
- the proS gene encoding proline--tRNA ligase — protein sequence MSNDKQRNLGVTPLSEDVSAWYNEVVLKAELADRGPAKGSMVIRPYGYRMWELLQSQLDQMFKGTGHENAYFPLFIPMSFLQREADHVEGFSPELAVVTYGGGKELDEPLVVRPTSETVIGEMYSRWISSYRDLPVLINQWANVVRWELRPRIFLRTTEFLWQEGHTAHATAQEAIDETLRMLEVYASFARDAAAIPMIKGEKTPGERFPGAVDTYSIEGMMRDGKALQSGTSHYLGTNFAEAFDITFQDEHNELHLCHTTSWGMSTRMLGATILAHGDDQGLVLPPGLAPYQVVIATIGRGQDHARVAEVAHRLARDIAAAGVRVHVDDREDVSPGFKFNDWELKGVPLRVELGPRDLDQDSAVLAQRVAREDKETVPLAALVGDLPRRLNDYQRELLGRATAFRDGLSAEVDRWEDLVAQVQRGFAYALHCGRPDCEDDIKADTTATPRCVPMGREREEGACIRCGEPSSYGTRVVFARAY from the coding sequence ATGTCGAACGACAAGCAGCGCAACCTCGGCGTCACCCCCCTCAGCGAGGACGTCTCCGCCTGGTACAACGAGGTCGTCCTGAAGGCGGAGCTCGCCGACCGCGGCCCGGCCAAGGGGTCCATGGTCATCCGCCCCTACGGGTACCGGATGTGGGAGCTGCTGCAGTCGCAGCTCGACCAGATGTTCAAGGGCACCGGGCACGAGAACGCGTACTTCCCGCTGTTCATCCCGATGAGCTTCCTGCAGCGCGAGGCCGACCACGTCGAGGGCTTCTCGCCCGAGCTGGCCGTCGTCACCTACGGGGGTGGGAAAGAGCTCGACGAGCCTCTGGTGGTCCGCCCGACGTCGGAGACCGTCATCGGCGAGATGTACAGCAGGTGGATCTCCTCCTACCGCGACCTGCCGGTCCTGATCAACCAGTGGGCCAACGTGGTGCGGTGGGAGCTGCGGCCGCGGATTTTCCTGCGAACCACGGAGTTCCTGTGGCAGGAGGGCCACACGGCACACGCCACCGCACAGGAGGCGATCGACGAAACGCTGCGGATGCTCGAGGTGTACGCGTCGTTCGCCCGGGACGCGGCCGCGATCCCGATGATCAAGGGCGAGAAGACCCCCGGCGAGCGCTTCCCCGGCGCGGTCGACACCTACTCCATCGAGGGGATGATGCGTGACGGGAAGGCGCTGCAGTCGGGGACCTCCCACTACCTGGGCACGAACTTCGCGGAGGCGTTCGACATCACCTTCCAGGACGAGCACAACGAGCTGCACCTGTGCCACACCACCTCGTGGGGGATGAGCACACGGATGCTCGGGGCGACGATCCTGGCCCACGGAGACGATCAGGGCCTGGTGCTGCCCCCCGGCCTGGCCCCCTACCAGGTCGTGATCGCCACGATCGGCCGCGGTCAGGATCACGCCCGGGTTGCCGAGGTGGCCCACCGGCTGGCCCGCGACATCGCGGCAGCGGGGGTCCGCGTCCACGTCGACGATCGCGAGGACGTGTCACCGGGGTTCAAGTTCAACGACTGGGAGCTAAAGGGCGTGCCGCTGCGGGTCGAGCTCGGCCCGCGGGACCTCGATCAGGACAGCGCCGTCCTGGCGCAGCGTGTCGCCCGGGAGGACAAGGAGACGGTGCCTCTGGCAGCGCTGGTCGGGGACCTGCCACGCCGTCTCAACGACTACCAGCGCGAGCTGCTCGGTCGCGCCACCGCCTTCCGCGACGGCCTCAGCGCCGAGGTCGACCGTTGGGAGGATCTCGTGGCGCAGGTCCAGCGCGGTTTCGCCTACGCCCTGCACTGCGGGCGTCCCGACTGCGAGGACGACATCAAGGCCGACACGACCGCCACGCCGCGGTGCGTGCCGATGGGGCGCGAACGTGAGGAGGGGGCCTGCATCCGCTGCGGCGAACCGTCGTCGTACGGCACCCGTGTGGTGTTCGCACGCGCGTACTGA